The Saccharomyces mikatae IFO 1815 strain IFO1815 genome assembly, chromosome: 13 genome has a segment encoding these proteins:
- the BUD22 gene encoding Bud22p (similar to Saccharomyces cerevisiae BUD22 (YMR014W); ancestral locus Anc_2.561) yields the protein MLSESSVSIYKLDQLEYQYYYLTKSLEKFEPRYPQTAKLYNCIGKKNKKKVDKLLNSLELKTLSKELDEIYLRLLKNKIHYYETHLSKCIKEQIQKVSKKESGKMKDAQKNKTPPLDVEKMLGVQLSIEDLVLFLTRFKLIKTFHQRVRQKSKKMENDTNVKAWLDNNDYSRYVSDKASKWNPSNIWNSVITKLPNCEKLNALIGQSKAVKNLVESFDLSICVIFGFDVSAMKAKKYEAREKASKATLAPTNIEHDTDNGDENNKMDRSFDANSKRSQTNREITSDDEDLLVEQYEGLLGSSGDEKEGGGYLNPNINYNEVTDEEASDESFAAEDNEEEFSEYEDSEPTRKRAKLHNLPELMAGYYSGDDSEEDSNESDKNVKGKNKKSGAMEDRTAREQMSNEPKRKNRRGQRARRKIWEKKYGSQAKHVQRELEKEMEDRKQRQVEYEARVAKREAKAASLQDSRNREHENERREVLYKKEKGTVATGEEHPSWIAKRLAEEKLQKAKFEGKKIKFD from the coding sequence atgctttCCGAATCATCCGTCTCCATCTATAAGCTAGATCAATTGGAGTATCAGTATTATTACTTGACGAAGTCTTTGGAAAAGTTTGAACCAAGGTATCCCCAAACTGCCAAACTATACAACTGCAtaggtaaaaaaaacaagaaaaaggtcGACAAACTATTGAACTCTTTAGAGTTAAAAACTTTGAGCAAAGAACttgatgaaatttattTAAGGTTACTCAAGAATAAGATTCACTATTACGAGACACATTTATCTAAATGTATAAAAGAGCAGATCCAGAAAGTctctaaaaaagaatctggtaaaatgaaagatgctcaaaagaataaaacaCCACCTTTagatgttgaaaaaatgcttGGCGTACAGCTCTCAATAGAGGATTTAGTACTATTTTTGACAAGATTTAAACTGATCAAAACTTTCCATCAAAGGGTTAGacagaaaagcaaaaagatGGAAAATGATACGAATGTGAAGGCTTGGTTGGATAACAATGATTACAGTCGTTATGTCAGCGATAAAGCAAGTAAATGGAACCCAAGTAATATTTGGAACAGCGTTATCACAAAGCTACCAAATTGTGAAAAGTTAAACGCATTAATTGGTCAAAGCAAAGCCGTTAAAAATCTAGTTGAGTCCTTCGATTTGAGTATCTGTGTTATATTCGGATTTGATGTAAGTGCTATGAAGGCAAAGAAGTATGAAGCGAGGGAGAAGGCATCCAAAGCTACTTTAGCGCCAACCAATATTGAACATGATACCGACAACggtgatgaaaataataaaatggACAGGAGTTTTGATGCAAATAGCAAACGAAGTCAGACTAACAGGGAAATAACATCCGACGATGAAGATTTGCTGGTAGAACAATACGAAGGATTGTTAGGCAGTTCAggagatgaaaaagaaggtgGCGGATACCTAAACCCTAATATCAATTACAATGAAGTGACGGATGAAGAGGCCAGCGATGAATCATTCGCTGCAGAAGACAATGAGGAAGAATTTAGTGAATATGAAGACAGTGAGCCAACAAGAAAGAGAGCAAAGTTGCATAATTTGCCTGAATTAATGGCTGGCTACTATAGTGGGGATGACAGTGAGGAAGATAGTAATGAAAGTGATAAAAATGTCAAgggaaagaataaaaagagCGGCGCAATGGAAGACCGTACTGCTAGAGAACAAATGTCCAATGAGccaaagaggaaaaataGACGTGGACAAAGggcaagaagaaagatttgggaaaaaaaatatggttCCCAAGCCAAACATGTTCAAAGGGAATtggagaaagaaatggaagatagaaaacaaagacaAGTCGAGTACGAAGCAAGAGTGGCTAAACGTGAAGCTAAAGCGGCATCATTACAAGATTCAAGGAATAGGGAGCACGAAAATGAACGTCGTGAAGTGCTctacaagaaagaaaaaggaacagTGGCCACTGGGGAAGAGCATCCTTCCTGGATTGCAAAGAGACTAGCCgaagaaaaacttcaaaaagcTAAGTTTGAAGGTAAAAAGATCAAATTTGATTAG
- the ERG5 gene encoding C-22 sterol desaturase (similar to Saccharomyces cerevisiae ERG5 (YMR015C); ancestral locus Anc_2.562), whose product MSSVAENIIQQASHNSTLQQLAKDQSSVGITTAFSILDTLKSMSYLKIFATLICILLVWDQVAYQIKKGSIAGPKFKFWPIIGPFLESLDPKFEEYKAKWASGPLSCVSIFHKFVVIASTRDLARKILQSSKFVKPCVVDVAVKILRPCNWVFLDGKAHTDYRKSLNGLFTKQALAQYLPSLELIMDKYMEKFVRLSKENNYEPQVFFHEMREILCALSLNSFCGNYITEDQVRKIADDYYLVTAALELVNFPIIIPYTKTWYGKKTADMAMKIFENCAQMAKDHIAAGGKPVCVMDAWCKLMHDAKNSNDDESRIYHREFTNKEISEAVFTFLFASQDASSSLACWLFQIVADRPDVLAKIREEQLAVRNNDMSTELNLDLIEKMKYTNMVIKETLRYRPPVLMVPYVVKKNFPVSPNYTAPKGAMLIPTLYPALHDPEVYENPDEFIPERWVEGSKASEAKKNWLVFGCGSHVCLGQTYVMITFAALLGKFALNTDFHHKVTPLSEKIKVFATIFPKDDLLLTFKKRDPITGEVFE is encoded by the coding sequence ATGAGTTCTGTCGCAGAAAATATAATACAACAGGCCTCTCATAATTCTACATTGCAACAATTGGCTAAGGATCAATCCTCTGTAGGCATCACCACTGCCTTCAGCATCCTAGATACGCTCAAGTCTATGtcatatttgaaaatatttgctACTTTAATTTGTATTCTTTTGGTTTGGGACCAAGTAGCAtatcaaatcaaaaaaggTTCTATCGCAGGTCCAAAGTTTAAGTTCTGGCCCATTATTGGACCATTCTTGGAATCTTTAGAtccaaaatttgaagaatataagGCTAAGTGGGCATCCGGTCCACTTTCATGTGTTTCCATTTTCCATAAATTTGTTGTTATCGCATCTACGAGAGATTTGGCAAGAAAGATTTTGCAATCCTCCAAATTCGTCAAACCTTGTGTTGTGGATGTTGCTGTGAAGATCTTAAGACCTTGCAATTGGGTCTTTTTGGATGGTAAAGCACATACTGATTACAGAAAATCACTAAACGGTCTTTTCACCAAACAAGCCTTGGCTCAATACTTACCTTCATTGGAATTGATCATGGATAAGTATatggaaaaatttgttCGTTTGTCTAAGGAAAATAACTACGAGCCTCAAGTCTTTTTCCATGAGATGAGAGAAATTCTTTGTGCTTTATCATTAAACTCATTCTGTGGTAACTATATCACCGAAGACCAGGTCAGAAAAATTGCCGATGATTACTATTTGGTTACTGCAGCTTTAGAATTAGTCAACTTTCCAATTATCATTCCTTACACTAAAACATGGTACGGTAAGAAGACTGCTGACATGGccatgaaaatttttgaaaactgtGCCCAAATGGCAAAAGACCATATTGCTGCTGGTGGCAAACCAGTTTGTGTTATGGATGCTTGGTGTAAATTGATGCATGATGCAAAGAATAGTAATGACGATGAATCCAGAATCTACCACAGAGAATTCACTAACAAGGAAATTTCTGAAGCTGTTTTCACTTTCCTATTTGCCTCTCAAgatgcttcttcttcgttgGCTTGTTGGTTGTTTCAAATTGTTGCCGATCGTCCAGATGTTCTAGCCAAAATCAGAGAAGAACAATTAGCTGTCCGTAACAACGATATGTCCACTGAATTGAATTTGGATTTAatcgaaaaaatgaaatatacTAATATGGTTATCAAAGAAACTCTACGTTACAGACCACCTGTCTTAATGGTTCCATATGTTgttaagaaaaatttcccAGTTTCTCCTAACTATACTGCACCAAAGGGCGCTATGTTAATTCCAACCTTATACCCGGCTTTACACGACCCTGAAGTTTATGAAAATCCTGACGAGTTCATTCCTGAAAGATGGGTGGAAGGTTCTAAGGCTAGCGAAGCGAAGAAGAATTGGTTGGTTTTCGGTTGCGGTTCGCATGTCTGCTTAGGTCAAACATACGTCATGATCACCTTCGCTGCTTTGTTGGGTAAGTTTGCTTTAAATACTGATTTCCATCATAAGGTCACTCCATTAAGTGAAAAGATCAAAGTTTTCGCTAccatttttccaaaagatgACTTACTTTtgactttcaaaaagaggGATCCAATTACTGGGGAAGTCTTCGAATAA